A genome region from Candidatus Parcubacteria bacterium includes the following:
- a CDS encoding GtrA family protein, which produces MKKTDIIVALVIGELIALLSFGILKNLGLEAKLLYWIWPVFLPVFCLTCLYIAHILSQKIKVFWQLAKFVLVGVLNTIIDLGILNLLMLFSGVVLGPYYSFFKGISFVAATTNSYFWNKFWTFEKKKAVKPKKEFLQFFVISAIGFAINVGTASIIVNLVDPQFNLNLAQWANFGAITASFVGLTWNFLGYKFIVFKK; this is translated from the coding sequence ATGAAAAAGACAGATATTATCGTAGCTCTTGTTATTGGAGAGCTAATTGCTTTATTAAGCTTTGGGATTTTAAAGAATCTCGGCTTGGAGGCAAAGCTGTTATATTGGATTTGGCCTGTTTTCCTGCCTGTTTTTTGTTTAACCTGTCTTTATATAGCTCACATTTTAAGCCAGAAAATAAAAGTATTCTGGCAATTGGCTAAATTTGTTTTAGTAGGAGTATTAAACACAATTATTGATTTAGGGATTTTAAATCTATTAATGTTATTTTCAGGAGTTGTTTTAGGCCCATATTACTCTTTCTTTAAGGGAATTTCTTTTGTAGCAGCCACAACCAACAGTTATTTTTGGAATAAATTCTGGACATTTGAAAAGAAAAAAGCAGTTAAGCCGAAAAAAGAATTTTTGCAGTTTTTTGTTATTAGCGCTATTGGTTTTGCAATAAATGTTGGAACTGCTTCTATAATAGTAAATTTAGTTGATCCTCAATTTAATTTGAATCTAGCTCAATGGGCAAATTTTGGGGCAATTACTGCTTCTTTTGTCGGCTTAACTTGGAATTTCCTCGGCTATAAATTTATCGTCTTCAAAAAATAA